Sequence from the Candidatus Paceibacterota bacterium genome:
CGTGGCCGGGTTCGTCAACGGCCACATAGACCACTTCCGCCTGCGTCACCCGCACCGTCTCATGCGGCGGTTGGCGGCGCCGAGCCTCCACCGTCACGCGAACAGTCAGGGACGTATTGCCAAACTTCACGGCCTCGGTATAAAAGCTCACCAGGTCTCCCACAAAGACCGGGGCGATGAATTTGACCTCGTGCATGGCCACTGTCACCAGCGTCTTCTTCGTATGCTGGAGCGCCTCCACCGCCCCGGCCTGGTCAATGTAACTCAGGATGATACCCCCAAAGATCGTCCCCATCGGGTTCGTGTCCCGTGGCATCATCACGACCCGAATGGCGGGCTGCAGTTTGCCTGGCTCGTTCATCTGCGAAGTATGCCCCTGGGAGCGGTCGTTGGCCAGCCCATGGTGTGATGGAAACGCGCCATTATCGCCGGATTCCACACTGCATGTTCAGCGCCCAGCGGGCGGGCGCAAGGTCGCCACCCGAAAACTCAACTGATCCCCCGGCTTTTACGCTCCAGGCACTGCAGGATTCGCCGGTGGGCGCTGGCGAATGCCAGCCGCTTCAGCCGGTCGCGACCCACCCATTGGCCACCGGCCGCCCCGGTCCACGCAGAGCGAGGGGCCGTGACCCAATACGCTTCCAGGGTGACGCGATAGCGGGTGATGGAATGCTTGATCACGTCCAAACGTTCGAGCTTTCCCGGTCGCACTCCCAAGACGCTGCGGGCCGCGCCCGGCAGAGCGGAATCCCCGGATGCCACTTCCAGGTTGGGAAACTCCCACAGGCGTGCGTTGACCACACCTGCGGGCCTTTGGCGAACGAGGAAGCGATCGTCCTGCTGAACCACGAACGCCGCGAAACGGCGTGGTGTGGCACGGACGCGGCGGCGGCCTTCGGGCAGTTGATCAACCCGGCCCTGCCGATAGGCAACACACTGTTTCACAAGCGGACAGCAGCCGCACCGGGGTTGCCGGGGCGCGCAGATCAGCGCCCCCAGTTCCATCAGGGACTGGTTGAACCGTGAGCACGCCCGCCGCTCCGTGGTCCTGGCGGCAGCACACACCAGCTTCTCCGCAAGCTGCCACAGACGCGCGTTGGTCTTCTGCGCGCGGGGATTGCCAGTGATCCCGTATAATCGTGCCAGGACGCGAACCACGTTGCCATCCAGGATCGGCTTCGGCTGGTTGAACGCGATGCTGCATATGGCCCCGGCGGTGTAGCGGCCAATGCCCGGCAGCGCCAGCAGGTTGTCGTAGTCTCGCGGAAACACCCCACCAAGTTGCTGGCGAATGATCCGCGCGGCCCGTTGCAGGTTGCGAACGCGGGAATAGTAACCCAGTCCCTCCCAGAGCTTGTGGAGCCTCTGCGGCCGGGCCTTTGCCAGGGCCTCGAGATTCGGGAGAGCGCGCATCCACCGCTCCCAGTAGGGCTGGACTGTCCTGACCTGCGTCTGCTGAAGCATAATTTCGGACACATATACACAGTACGGGTCTTTGCAATACGGTTCCCGTCTCCAAGGTAAATCTCTGGCATTCCTTGCGTACCACGGCAGCAGGGCCGAAACTACAGCGTTAATCTTGTTCAATTCTGGCGAATCTTGGGTTGCGCCTATAAAAAAGTCAAAAAGTTGCGTGGCGGGGTGTCGCCAAGCTCGCCAGCAAGTCAAAACCTGGCTTGACCGCCAAACCGCATAGAAAAGAATCACGTCCAGAGGCAACAAGCGCACCCGCAAGCCAAGCTAGAGCGCAACACAGCCCTATCACCGCACGATTGCCGCCAGTCCAGACAATTAGACTTACTTCCTTGTACGACGTGTTTTTCCTCTAAGTTTGGAGGGGATACGGACAAGCAATCCC
This genomic interval carries:
- a CDS encoding hotdog domain-containing protein; the protein is MNEPGKLQPAIRVVMMPRDTNPMGTIFGGIILSYIDQAGAVEALQHTKKTLVTVAMHEVKFIAPVFVGDLVSFYTEAVKFGNTSLTVRVTVEARRRQPPHETVRVTQAEVVYVAVDEPGHAVPL
- the mutY gene encoding A/G-specific adenine glycosylase; this encodes MILFYAVWRSSQVLTCWRAWRHPATQLFDFFIGATQDSPELNKINAVVSALLPWYARNARDLPWRREPYCKDPYCVYVSEIMLQQTQVRTVQPYWERWMRALPNLEALAKARPQRLHKLWEGLGYYSRVRNLQRAARIIRQQLGGVFPRDYDNLLALPGIGRYTAGAICSIAFNQPKPILDGNVVRVLARLYGITGNPRAQKTNARLWQLAEKLVCAAARTTERRACSRFNQSLMELGALICAPRQPRCGCCPLVKQCVAYRQGRVDQLPEGRRRVRATPRRFAAFVVQQDDRFLVRQRPAGVVNARLWEFPNLEVASGDSALPGAARSVLGVRPGKLERLDVIKHSITRYRVTLEAYWVTAPRSAWTGAAGGQWVGRDRLKRLAFASAHRRILQCLERKSRGIS